GGGCGCTGACCGCATGGAGGCACGACGGCGAAAGTCTACGATCCCGGAAACGCCGCCAAAAGCGCCTGCTGAAAATTTGACCAGCCGGCTGCCCAAGGCGCGAGCAGCCGGCTGAGCGCGAGTCGACCCTGAGAAAAAGCCTTTTACAATCGAAGAGGTGGAAGCGTTCGAAAAGGCCCGTTGCTGGCACTTTTATTGCTATTTGCGCGAGGAAAATTTCTCAATCCGTGGAAGCCCCGGCAAGCAAGGTCTTGTCGGTCGGGTTACGGAGCAGGGGGAGGTCGTCCATGACAAAGACGTTGGTAGGCGCACTGTTCCTGGTGGGGTGCGTGGCTTTGGTTCGGGGAGAACTTTACGCCCAGGAAGACAAGCCGCTCGGTCCAGGCTGGCTTGGCCTTGACGGCAGCGTTGGGCTGCTCGACAGAAAAGTGGCCGAAAGCAAATCGGCGATCGAGAGAGCGCTGGGAATCGGCATCAGCGGTTTTTTGGACACCAGCTACACCTGGAGTTCGAATCATCCGCGAAGCCCGGCCAACATCAGCGGCAGGTATTTCGACAAGGACCACGACAAGGTCGTCTTCAACTACCTTCACCTCGCGGTTGAAAAACCGGAAAAAGACTGGGGAGTCGGCTTTCGCATTTCGGGGGACTTCGGCCGCGGCGGCGAGCTCTTGCGTGAGGCGACGTTGTGGGGCAATCGCCTCCAGGACGAACCTTCGGCGGAGCTGCGCGAGGCCTATCTCACCACAACGATTCCCCTGGGGGCCGGGCTCGGGGTCAAGGGCGGCCTGTTCGTGACGACTCACGGCACGGAGATTCTGCCGAACCCCGGGGCGTACAACGACAACATCTCTCGTTCCTTGCTGTTCAACTTCGGTATTCCGTTCCGGCATCTCGGCATGCTCTTGACCTATCCCGTCCATAAGATTTTCTCGGTCAACGGCGGCGTGGTGACGGGTTGGGACAACCCGAACGACAACAACGGTCAGCCCTCGGCGATGT
This sequence is a window from Candidatus Zixiibacteriota bacterium. Protein-coding genes within it:
- a CDS encoding outer membrane beta-barrel protein; this encodes MTKTLVGALFLVGCVALVRGELYAQEDKPLGPGWLGLDGSVGLLDRKVAESKSAIERALGIGISGFLDTSYTWSSNHPRSPANISGRYFDKDHDKVVFNYLHLAVEKPEKDWGVGFRISGDFGRGGELLREATLWGNRLQDEPSAELREAYLTTTIPLGAGLGVKGGLFVTTHGTEILPNPGAYNDNISRSLLFNFGIPFRHLGMLLTYPVHKIFSVNGGVVTGWDNPNDNNGQPSAMWGFSLTPLDQFALVSNFMYGPEQFHNSGNKRFTMSHVATIKPFDPLAVTVEYTYGHEEKASLGGTRDATWQGVAGIVSYGWTDRFSTALRGEVFRDRDGTRLLGDFFGTHADQTLGEVTLTGSYKFTKMLLGRLEYRQDWADTRFFKKRATSADKSQGTIAAQLIYTF